Proteins encoded by one window of Candidatus Obscuribacter sp.:
- a CDS encoding RHS repeat protein, which yields MDAGFNTIPYQAAPAIWGSVRDASSMQLVSGASPYVVVSQRAGPQYTMDSRGRLTQITFSNGTTVVYNYDNMGNRVSVVTTAGPHGL from the coding sequence ATGGACGCAGGATTTAACACAATACCGTACCAAGCAGCGCCAGCAATCTGGGGCTCGGTGAGGGATGCAAGCTCAATGCAGTTGGTCTCTGGGGCGTCACCGTATGTGGTGGTGAGCCAGAGAGCGGGACCTCAGTACACGATGGACTCGCGTGGGCGTTTGACGCAGATCACTTTTTCAAACGGTACCACGGTGGTTTACAACTACGACAACATGGGGAACCGCGTGTCGGTAGTGACGACTGCAGGTCCGCACGGGCTATGA